A part of Flavobacteriaceae bacterium GSB9 genomic DNA contains:
- the kdgD gene encoding 5-dehydro-4-deoxyglucarate dehydratase: MNSNFQKIKSALGDGLLSFPVTDMDDNGQFNKTTFADRLEWFITHEVSAIFVAGGTGEFFSLSKEEYKNIVKITNETVKGRVPTVSSVGRSIPEAVEFASIAEEAGIDALLLMPPYLTECAKSGVYEYAKTIIQSTNLPVIYYNRANGILPVEYLKKLADDCPNFIALKDGTGNMEALNTTIKTIGDRLTYIGGVPTAEIISEAYLSIGVNTYSSAVFNFVPDMANHYYKALRAGDKKTVDLILKEFFIPFVKLRSNAQGYAVSLIKAGAELIGKRAGNVRAPLPQPNENEVEQLKKLIKKAETLKK; encoded by the coding sequence ATGAATTCAAACTTTCAAAAAATAAAGAGTGCTTTAGGTGACGGACTTTTATCTTTTCCTGTAACCGATATGGATGACAACGGACAGTTTAATAAAACCACTTTTGCAGATCGTTTAGAGTGGTTTATTACGCACGAGGTTTCTGCAATATTTGTTGCAGGGGGCACAGGTGAGTTCTTTTCACTGTCAAAAGAGGAATATAAAAACATAGTTAAAATAACAAATGAAACCGTAAAGGGACGTGTCCCGACCGTTTCAAGCGTGGGTAGAAGTATCCCAGAAGCTGTTGAGTTTGCGTCAATAGCAGAGGAAGCTGGGATTGATGCATTGCTTTTAATGCCGCCTTATCTTACGGAGTGTGCTAAAAGTGGTGTGTACGAGTATGCTAAAACAATCATCCAAAGTACCAACTTGCCAGTAATTTATTATAATCGTGCAAACGGAATTTTACCAGTAGAGTATCTAAAGAAATTGGCAGACGATTGTCCTAATTTCATTGCTCTAAAAGATGGCACAGGAAATATGGAAGCCTTAAATACAACTATAAAAACCATTGGTGACCGTTTAACCTACATTGGCGGTGTTCCAACAGCCGAAATTATATCAGAAGCTTACTTGTCTATTGGTGTAAACACGTATTCATCTGCTGTATTTAATTTTGTTCCCGATATGGCCAACCATTACTACAAGGCACTTAGGGCAGGTGATAAGAAAACCGTTGATTTAATTTTAAAAGAATTTTTCATCCCCTTTGTTAAATTGAGAAGCAATGCCCAAGGTTATGCTGTAAGTTTAATTAAAGCAGGGGCTGAATTAATAGGTAAAAGAGCAGGTAATGTGCGTGCGCCTTTGCCACAGCCTAACGAAAATGAAGTAGAGCAGTTGAAAAAATTGATAAAAAAAGCTGAAACTTTAAAAAAGTAA
- a CDS encoding aldehyde dehydrogenase (NADP(+)) produces MSSDNIFHGINAFTNEKLDGDFVNATEEQINEAVQKAVKAFDIYRKTDKDSIASFLDQIGEEILNLGDALLERCHLETALPLGRLQGERGRTVNQLKLFASVVREGSWVDARIDKSNPDRTPLPKADIRQMLLPLGPVAVFGASNFPLAFSVAGGDTASALAAGCPVVFKGHPAHPGTSEMVFNAIQKAIKKSNMPEGVFSLIHSNSNKQGELLVKHPEIKAVGFTGSFNGGKALFDYANSRSEPIPVFAEMGSTNPVFILPQALKEKGDEIASGLAGSITLGVGQFCTNPGLSFIEKSEKVNAFYDKLGESISEISAGNMLTSGISKAYNEGLNRIASLKNVIEIAKGKSEENINVGIPKVFKTTVSGLKEHESLAEENFGPSSILVEASSKNEVIEAAKELEGHLTATIFGTDEDLKNYKELFDILEKKVGRVIINGYPTGVEVCHSMVHGGPYPATTAPQSTSVGTNAIKRFVRPVCFQDYPDEFLPDALKAENKLNIWRLVDGNLEK; encoded by the coding sequence ATGAGTAGTGACAATATATTTCATGGCATAAACGCTTTTACCAATGAAAAATTGGATGGCGATTTTGTTAATGCCACAGAAGAACAAATTAATGAAGCTGTACAAAAAGCTGTAAAAGCGTTTGATATCTATAGAAAGACAGATAAAGACAGTATAGCAAGCTTTTTGGACCAAATAGGAGAGGAAATACTGAATTTAGGAGACGCTTTATTAGAAAGGTGCCATTTAGAAACAGCCCTCCCTTTAGGTAGATTACAAGGGGAAAGAGGAAGAACAGTAAACCAACTTAAACTTTTTGCTAGTGTGGTTAGGGAGGGATCTTGGGTTGATGCAAGAATTGATAAATCTAATCCTGATAGAACACCATTGCCTAAGGCAGATATTAGGCAAATGTTGCTGCCATTAGGTCCTGTGGCCGTTTTTGGTGCCAGTAATTTCCCGTTAGCATTTTCGGTTGCAGGCGGTGATACAGCATCTGCTTTAGCGGCTGGTTGCCCAGTTGTTTTCAAAGGCCACCCAGCGCATCCAGGAACTTCAGAAATGGTTTTCAATGCCATTCAAAAGGCTATAAAAAAATCGAATATGCCAGAGGGTGTTTTTTCTTTAATACACAGTAATTCTAATAAGCAGGGTGAGTTGTTGGTAAAACATCCAGAAATAAAAGCAGTTGGTTTTACAGGGTCTTTCAACGGCGGAAAAGCCTTATTCGATTATGCTAATAGTAGGTCAGAACCTATACCAGTGTTTGCTGAAATGGGTAGTACAAACCCTGTGTTTATTTTGCCTCAAGCACTAAAGGAGAAAGGAGACGAAATCGCTTCAGGTTTAGCGGGTTCAATTACTTTGGGCGTTGGTCAATTTTGTACAAATCCAGGTTTGTCATTTATTGAGAAATCTGAAAAAGTCAATGCCTTTTATGATAAATTAGGTGAAAGTATTAGTGAGATTTCAGCAGGGAATATGCTTACTTCGGGAATTTCAAAAGCCTATAACGAAGGTCTTAATCGAATTGCTTCGTTGAAAAATGTAATTGAAATAGCAAAGGGAAAGAGTGAAGAAAACATTAATGTAGGCATTCCAAAGGTTTTTAAAACAACAGTATCTGGATTAAAAGAGCACGAATCGTTGGCCGAAGAAAACTTTGGTCCTTCAAGTATATTGGTTGAAGCATCGTCGAAAAATGAAGTCATTGAAGCCGCTAAAGAATTGGAAGGCCATTTAACCGCTACTATTTTTGGAACCGATGAAGATTTAAAGAACTACAAAGAACTTTTTGATATTTTGGAGAAAAAAGTTGGCCGTGTAATAATTAATGGGTATCCAACAGGAGTAGAAGTGTGTCATTCAATGGTGCATGGAGGTCCATATCCTGCTACAACCGCACCGCAATCCACTTCAGTAGGTACAAACGCCATCAAACGTTTTGTAAGGCCTGTATGTTTTCAGGATTACCCAGACGAGTTTTTGCCGGATGCCCTTAAAGCGGAAAATAAGCTCAATATATGGCGTCTTGTAGATGGAAACTTGGAAAAATAG
- a CDS encoding glycoside hydrolase family 28 protein: protein MVKKQFFALVLILGAQFIFAQRQFDKDSMISSIEARVKLPVIPDYKVSITKFGVKGNGTKNCKPAFDKAMKRCEKRNGGVIVVPPGEYLINGPIHFVSNTRLHLEKGAKLIFGSSPKDYPLVLTSWEGTSLYNYSPMIYGVNVTNVAITGEGTIDGEGHGLWATWKPIQDKGQQLSRKMNHNQTPVEDRVLGEGYYLRPQLVQFVNSKNILIEDVKIEDAPFWCVHILKSKSITLRGLKYDAHNKNNDGIDIENSSDVIIEDIDFNNGDDNVAIKAGRDHDGRANSKQPSENIIVRNCRFKGLHALVIGSEMSAGVRNVLAYNCKASGYLKRGVYLKTNSDRGGYIKDVYVQNIAFSNVEDAIYMTANYHGEGGGLFPSKISNITLSNLSFTDVSNAAIVIEGYPEYKVENVLLDNIIIDSAKNGMTLSNTKNVIFNEVVIGEKQGVPSSVK, encoded by the coding sequence ATGGTTAAAAAACAATTTTTTGCTCTAGTTTTAATTTTGGGAGCACAATTTATTTTTGCCCAAAGGCAGTTTGATAAGGATTCAATGATTAGTAGCATTGAAGCACGTGTTAAATTACCTGTTATTCCCGATTACAAAGTTTCAATAACAAAATTTGGAGTAAAGGGAAACGGCACAAAGAATTGTAAACCTGCTTTCGATAAGGCAATGAAGCGTTGCGAAAAGCGAAATGGAGGTGTTATTGTTGTCCCACCAGGCGAATACTTAATAAACGGACCGATTCATTTTGTTAGTAATACAAGGTTGCACTTAGAAAAAGGAGCAAAACTTATTTTTGGCTCTAGCCCAAAAGATTACCCATTGGTTTTAACAAGTTGGGAAGGTACCAGTCTTTATAATTACAGCCCCATGATATATGGTGTTAATGTTACTAATGTGGCCATTACAGGTGAAGGAACAATAGACGGAGAGGGACACGGTTTGTGGGCTACTTGGAAACCTATCCAAGATAAGGGGCAGCAATTAAGCAGGAAAATGAATCACAACCAAACTCCTGTTGAAGACCGTGTTTTAGGAGAAGGTTATTATTTAAGGCCGCAACTTGTACAGTTCGTGAACTCTAAAAATATTCTTATTGAAGACGTAAAAATAGAAGATGCTCCATTTTGGTGTGTTCATATTTTAAAAAGTAAGAGTATAACGCTAAGAGGTTTAAAATATGATGCCCACAACAAAAATAATGACGGGATCGATATTGAAAATTCTAGTGATGTAATTATTGAAGATATCGATTTTAACAATGGAGACGATAATGTTGCCATAAAGGCAGGAAGAGACCATGATGGGAGAGCAAATTCTAAGCAGCCTTCAGAAAATATTATCGTAAGAAATTGTCGGTTTAAAGGGTTGCACGCTTTAGTGATAGGTAGTGAAATGTCTGCAGGTGTGCGTAATGTATTAGCCTACAATTGTAAGGCTAGCGGATATTTAAAACGAGGCGTTTATCTAAAGACAAATTCTGATAGAGGCGGTTACATAAAAGATGTTTATGTTCAAAATATTGCATTCTCAAATGTTGAAGATGCTATTTATATGACCGCTAATTATCACGGGGAAGGTGGGGGGCTGTTTCCTTCAAAAATATCAAATATTACATTATCAAATTTAAGTTTTACCGATGTTTCTAATGCTGCTATTGTTATTGAGGGATATCCAGAATATAAGGTGGAAAATGTTCTACTCGATAATATAATTATAGATTCAGCCAAGAACGGAATGACCTTGTCTAATACAAAAAATGTCATTTTTAATGAGGTAGTCATTGGTGAGAAACAAGGTGTGCCAAGTTCAGTTAAATAA